A single region of the Photobacterium sanguinicancri genome encodes:
- a CDS encoding MATE family efflux transporter gives MVIYKKIFTLAVPIALHSMLFSCLGFIDTYMLAQLGGDTVAAAGIGAKTLWFVLNLIVGVGGGTAIFCAQYWGAKDLTELNKTIHIGLFYSILTAAVLVPVLYLFAPLIAGLMTNDAAIIELATGYLKITALTVLVSAFSVIWSAGMRALQKPKMVLYLFVVELVLNVTFNYLLIFGLWGLPALGLIGAAWGTLAARLLSTLLFFFYIYNQQPYLMLSVKVCKQSLHWPKHATFLKISLPIIAGEFIWSGGVFLYHAIYGNISTTALAAISILSPIEVMASALSWGCAAAVGILIGEKIGSAQQKELNHYVTAGFISAISVGLILVGLLWLSRHYVLGLFNAIEADVQAMLYTLFPFILASIFLRSITMTAMSGILKSGGDTQFTMKLDFCAQWLGAVPLSLLFAFWFRWPVEIVICAVLLEEGLKLIPILYRIKSGAWVKELAKSPSRESSNCAI, from the coding sequence GCTGTTTTCTTGTTTAGGTTTTATTGATACCTATATGTTGGCCCAATTAGGTGGCGACACAGTTGCAGCGGCAGGCATCGGGGCGAAAACCTTGTGGTTTGTGCTCAACCTAATTGTTGGTGTCGGTGGCGGTACGGCCATTTTTTGTGCCCAATATTGGGGTGCAAAAGACCTGACTGAACTTAACAAAACGATCCATATCGGGCTTTTTTATAGCATCTTAACGGCGGCGGTTTTAGTCCCTGTGCTCTACTTATTTGCTCCCCTCATTGCCGGTTTAATGACTAACGACGCGGCGATTATTGAATTGGCCACTGGATACTTAAAGATCACGGCCCTGACCGTATTGGTGAGTGCATTTTCTGTGATTTGGAGTGCAGGCATGCGGGCGTTGCAAAAGCCTAAAATGGTGTTGTATCTGTTTGTGGTTGAGTTGGTATTAAATGTCACTTTTAACTACCTACTGATCTTTGGTTTATGGGGGCTGCCTGCGCTTGGTTTAATAGGAGCGGCTTGGGGAACGCTGGCTGCTCGTTTGCTTTCGACCCTGTTGTTTTTCTTCTATATCTATAACCAGCAGCCTTATTTGATGCTCTCAGTCAAAGTATGCAAGCAGTCCCTGCATTGGCCTAAACATGCAACGTTTTTAAAAATCAGTTTACCCATTATTGCTGGGGAGTTTATTTGGAGTGGCGGCGTATTTTTATACCATGCAATTTACGGCAACATTAGCACGACAGCACTGGCGGCTATCTCTATTTTATCACCTATAGAGGTGATGGCTTCCGCATTAAGTTGGGGCTGTGCAGCGGCAGTCGGTATTTTAATTGGTGAAAAAATAGGATCGGCTCAGCAAAAAGAACTGAACCATTACGTCACCGCTGGATTTATTTCTGCCATTTCTGTCGGGCTAATTTTAGTGGGATTACTTTGGTTGAGTCGACATTATGTGTTGGGGTTATTTAACGCGATAGAAGCCGATGTACAAGCTATGCTGTATACCTTGTTCCCTTTTATCTTAGCCAGTATTTTTTTACGCTCTATTACGATGACAGCCATGTCTGGTATTTTAAAAAGCGGGGGCGATACGCAATTTACCATGAAGCTCGATTTCTGTGCACAATGGTTAGGAGCCGTTCCCCTTTCACTGCTCTTTGCTTTCTGGTTTCGCTGGCCTGTCGAGATTGTTATTTGTGCGGTATTACTGGAAGAAGGTTTGAAACTTATTCCTATCCTATACCGAATTAAAAGCGGCGCCTGGGTGAAAGAACTGGCTAAAAGCCCAAGCAGAGAAAGTAGCAACTGCGCTATATAG
- the hydA gene encoding dihydropyrimidinase produces MFSAASEKTSQRQSDSFRQCQPRTMLLRQGIVVDHIQEQKADILIIDGKIAEIAPEIHTIPKSCEIIEATGLYVMPGGIDVHTHFNIDVGIARSCDDFLSGTRSAACGGTTMVIDHMGFGPKGCSLHHQLNVYQAYAKDTAAIDYSFHGVIQHVNDDILGEMASMVEEEGISSFKLYLTYGYKLDDAEVLKALMQLKQVGALATVHPENDAAIALRRAQLLEQGKTQPKYHAISRPLECEAEAIARMINLAKLAGDAPLYIVHLSNGLGLDYARLARNNHQPVWVETCPQYLILDDSCYEKEDALKYILSPPLRPATEREKLWAGLVDGSIDTIATDHCSFTYHEQKQRGKDNFSACPNGMPGVETRMPLMFSEGVMKGRFSPSRFVELTSYLPAKLFGLYPQKGALQVGSDADFVLFDPEKNVTITHDLLHDNGDYTPFENIPTQGWPVMTISRGEVVARNREFTGQAGNGRFIPRKAFDANVL; encoded by the coding sequence ATGTTTTCAGCGGCTTCGGAAAAAACATCACAACGCCAATCGGACAGTTTTCGTCAGTGCCAACCAAGGACAATGCTGCTTCGTCAAGGGATAGTGGTTGATCATATACAAGAGCAAAAAGCCGATATTCTTATCATTGACGGTAAAATCGCTGAAATAGCCCCAGAAATTCATACTATTCCTAAGTCGTGTGAAATTATTGAAGCTACGGGTTTATATGTGATGCCTGGCGGTATTGATGTCCATACCCACTTCAATATTGATGTCGGTATCGCTCGTAGTTGTGATGACTTTCTTTCTGGCACTCGTTCAGCCGCTTGTGGCGGTACCACTATGGTCATTGATCATATGGGATTTGGCCCCAAAGGATGCAGTCTCCATCATCAGCTCAATGTCTACCAAGCGTATGCCAAGGATACGGCAGCAATTGACTACAGCTTTCATGGCGTTATTCAGCACGTTAACGACGACATTCTCGGTGAAATGGCATCTATGGTTGAAGAGGAGGGGATATCCAGCTTTAAGCTATATCTTACCTATGGCTATAAGCTCGATGATGCCGAGGTTTTAAAGGCTCTCATGCAGCTTAAACAAGTAGGTGCGTTGGCAACCGTCCATCCAGAGAACGATGCTGCGATTGCCTTGCGGCGAGCACAGTTGCTTGAGCAAGGTAAAACTCAACCTAAATACCATGCGATAAGCCGCCCGCTTGAATGTGAAGCAGAAGCTATCGCGCGAATGATCAATCTAGCCAAGTTAGCGGGTGATGCTCCGTTGTATATTGTTCACCTTTCTAATGGATTGGGCTTGGATTATGCGCGTCTTGCGCGCAACAACCACCAACCAGTATGGGTTGAAACCTGCCCGCAATATCTGATCCTTGATGATAGCTGCTATGAAAAAGAAGATGCTCTGAAATACATTCTGAGTCCGCCATTACGGCCTGCCACTGAGCGAGAAAAATTGTGGGCAGGGCTAGTGGATGGGAGTATTGATACCATAGCGACCGATCATTGTTCATTCACCTACCATGAGCAAAAACAACGCGGCAAAGACAACTTTAGTGCATGTCCAAATGGCATGCCTGGTGTTGAAACCCGAATGCCACTGATGTTTTCGGAAGGTGTGATGAAAGGGCGCTTTAGTCCGAGCCGCTTTGTTGAATTAACCAGTTACCTTCCAGCCAAACTGTTTGGCCTTTATCCTCAAAAAGGGGCATTACAGGTGGGATCGGATGCTGATTTTGTGCTGTTTGACCCAGAAAAGAATGTCACGATCACTCACGATTTATTGCACGACAACGGCGATTACACCCCGTTTGAGAATATCCCAACCCAAGGTTGGCCCGTAATGACAATCAGCCGTGGAGAGGTTGTTGCACGTAATCGAGAATTTACGGGACAAGCAGGGAATGGCCGATTTATACCTCGAAAGGCGTTTGATGCGAATGTTCTCTAA